From the genome of Arvicola amphibius chromosome 9, mArvAmp1.2, whole genome shotgun sequence, one region includes:
- the LOC119823812 gene encoding popy Class I histocompatibility antigen, A-1 alpha chain-like: MGSSALSALLLIGAWALIQVRAGFHSLQFFATVVSQPGLGEPSFIFVGFVDDTQFLCYNNQGESQRMEPRALWVKQMGPEYWEQQTRTVKEIEKNSRVNLREAMGVYNRGEDGSHVFQCVSGCDVGPEGLFLHGYELHAYGGRDYLALNQDLDSWIAGDSAAQISLRKWEEAGVAEQRRTYLKGECVESLRTYLEIGKETLLGADPPKAHVTHHPRPEGDSILRCWALGFYPSDITLIWQLDEVDLTQDMDLVETRPAGDGTFQKWAAVVVPSGDEQRYTCHVLHEALAQPLVLKWEPSKPTIPILGITTGLVLLGVVFTGAAAAIVMRKSRGLQRIILKTFPWF, encoded by the exons ATGGGAAGTTCCGCGCTTTCTGCCCTCTTGCTCATCGGAGCTTGGGCCTTGATCCAGGTCCGCGCAG GTTTTCATTCCTTGCAGTTTTTTGCCACCGTCGTGTCCCAGCCTGGTTTGGGAGAGCCTTCCTTCATCTTCGTCGGCTTCGTGGACGACACACAGTTCCTGTGCTACAACAACCAGGGGGAAAGTCAGAGAATGGAGCCCCGCGCTCTGTGGGTGAAGCAAATGGGGCCCGAGTACTGGGAGCAGCAGACCCGGACCGTCAAGGAAATTGAAAAGAATTCCCGAGTGAACCTGCGGGAGGCTATGGGCGTCTACAACCGTGGCGAAGATG GCTCTCATGTTTTTCAGTGTGTGTCCGGCTGCGACGTGGGGCCAGAGGGACTCTTCCTCCACGGGTATGAGCTGCACGCCTACGGTGGTCGGGATTACCTCGCCCTGAACCAGGACCTGGACTCCTGGATCGCAGGTGACTCGGCAGCGCAGATCTCGCTGCGCAAGTGGGAGGAGGCTGGTGTCGCGGAGCAAAGGCGAACCTACCTGAAGGGCGAGTGTGTGGAGTCACTCCGTACATACCTGGAGATTGGCAAAGAGACTCTGctaggagcag ATCCTCCAAAGGCACATGTGACCCATCACCCCAGACCTGAAGGAGATAGCATCCTGAGGTGTTGGGCCCTGGGCTTCTACCCGTCAGACATCACCCTGATCTGGCAGCTGGATGAAGTGGACCTGACTCAGGACATGGACCTTGTTGAGACCAGGCCTGCAGGGGATGGGACTTTCCAGAAGTGGGCAGCTGTGGTGGTGCCTTCAGGAGATGAGCAGAGATACACATGTCATGTGCTGCATGAAGCACTAGCCCAGCCCCTTGTTCTGAAATGGG AACCTTCTAAACCCACCATCCCCATCCTGGGAATCACTACTGGCCTGGTTCTCCTTGGAGTTGTGTTCACTGGAGCTGCAGCTGCCATTGTGATGAGGAAGAGCAGAG GTCTTCAGAGAATAATTCTAAAAACTTTCCCATGGTTCTGA